The following coding sequences are from one Onychostoma macrolepis isolate SWU-2019 chromosome 24, ASM1243209v1, whole genome shotgun sequence window:
- the zdhhc23b gene encoding palmitoyltransferase ZDHHC23-B isoform X2, which yields MKKRSRRTLDQDDSLCCCEYIDRHGGRSHMAACCCDCEDLDAFCDRWMKKKPQSPDSLSRVIDTINDRLRVPWISGARQVDISVIPPLILLPVFLHIAALHYLLGILVLTAMPIMVLWYYYFTHRKKGRTLFFLSLALFSLFYMFYLFITEVVPRGDVSHLQLAAVTSGVALTVIFLIITKRGPGYVRPHPNDTHSTVTYHKPPPDVDAAYLNGAQHQVVIANHEQTGESQQGVQTRNWCAVCKVVRPPRAGHCRICGVCILRLDHHCVCCVGQANHRNFLLTLVFFLLTSLCGISLVLRSVCPDQNVMTALFYCPDVYNQFSSALCFTCAWYSSIVTGGLLHLLLLQLINVSFNVTEREARLALREKTACSLLWGLIIDTGVYSRGFRTNWIEFLTMSKASEPSNQKPSDLV from the exons ATGAAGAAGAGAAGCCGTCGCACACTAGATCAGGATGATTCTCTGTGCTGTTGTGAGTACATCGATCGTCATGGCGGACGCAGTCACATGGCAGCATGTTGCTGTGACTGTGAGGATTTGGATGCGTTTTGTGACAG aTGGATGAAGAAGAAGCCTCAAAGTCCAGACTCTCTGTCCCGGGTTATAGACACGATCAATGATCGTCTGCGGGTGCCCTGGATATCCGGAGCCCGACAAGTTGATATATCAGTGATCCCTCCTCTTATTCTGCTTCCTGTTTTTTTGCACATTGCAGCTTTGCACTACCTGCTGGGTATTTTAGTGCTAACAGCCATGCCCATCATGGTCCTTTGGTACTACTATTTCACTCACCGAAAGAAAGGACGCACGTTATTCTTCCTCAGCCTCGCACTCTTCTCCCTCTTCTACATGTTCTACCTCTTCATCACCGAAGTCGTTCCTCGAGGTGATGTGAGTCATCTCCAGTTGGCTGCCGTGACGTCGGGTGTTGCTCTTACGGTCATTTTCCTCATAATCACTAAGAGGGGGCCGGGCTACGTCAGGCCTCATCCAAATGACACTCATAGTACAGTGACCTATCACAAACCTCCACCTGATGTAGATGCCGCCTATCTAAATGGAGCACAGCATCAGGTGGTGATAGCCAATCACGAGCAAACTGGTGAATCACAGCAGGGTGTTCAGACGAGGAACTGGTGCGCCGTATGCAAAGTGGTGCGGCCCCCGAGAGCGGGACACTGCAGGATCTGTGGAGTCTGCATCCTGCGTCTGGACCACCACTGTGTCTG CTGTGTGGGGCAGGCCAATCACCGCAATTTCCTTCTgacacttgttttctttctgctGACGTCGCTGTGCGGGATCAGTTTGGTTCTTCGAAGCGTGTGTCCCGACCAGAATGTAATGACTGCACTGTTCTACTGTCCTGACGTCTACAACCAGTTCAG CTCTGCTCTGTGTTTCACCTGTGCCTGGTACAGCAGTATCGTGACAGGAGGTTTGCTGCACCTGCTGCTCTTACAGCTTATCAACGTCAGCTTCAACGTGACCGAACGAGAGGCGCGTCTGGCTCTGAGAGAGAAAACCGCTTGCAGCCTTCTCTGGGGTCTGATCATCGACACCGGCGTTTACTCACGAGGCTTCCGTACTAACTGGATTGAATTCTTGACCATGAGCAAGGCTTCAGAGCCATCAAACCAAAAACCATCAGATCTGGTATAG
- the zdhhc23b gene encoding palmitoyltransferase ZDHHC23-B isoform X1, translating to MKKRSRRTLDQDDSLCCCEYIDRHGGRSHMAACCCDCEDLDAFCDRWMKKKPQSPDSLSRVIDTINDRLRVPWISGARQVDISVIPPLILLPVFLHIAALHYLLGILVLTAMPIMVLWYYYFTHRKKGRTLFFLSLALFSLFYMFYLFITEVVPRGDVSHLQLAAVTSGVALTVIFLIITKRGPGYVRPHPNDTHSTVTYHKPPPDVDAAYLNGAQHQVVIANHEQTGESQQGVQTRNWCAVCKVVRPPRAGHCRICGVCILRLDHHCVWINSCVGQANHRNFLLTLVFFLLTSLCGISLVLRSVCPDQNVMTALFYCPDVYNQFSSALCFTCAWYSSIVTGGLLHLLLLQLINVSFNVTEREARLALREKTACSLLWGLIIDTGVYSRGFRTNWIEFLTMSKASEPSNQKPSDLV from the exons ATGAAGAAGAGAAGCCGTCGCACACTAGATCAGGATGATTCTCTGTGCTGTTGTGAGTACATCGATCGTCATGGCGGACGCAGTCACATGGCAGCATGTTGCTGTGACTGTGAGGATTTGGATGCGTTTTGTGACAG aTGGATGAAGAAGAAGCCTCAAAGTCCAGACTCTCTGTCCCGGGTTATAGACACGATCAATGATCGTCTGCGGGTGCCCTGGATATCCGGAGCCCGACAAGTTGATATATCAGTGATCCCTCCTCTTATTCTGCTTCCTGTTTTTTTGCACATTGCAGCTTTGCACTACCTGCTGGGTATTTTAGTGCTAACAGCCATGCCCATCATGGTCCTTTGGTACTACTATTTCACTCACCGAAAGAAAGGACGCACGTTATTCTTCCTCAGCCTCGCACTCTTCTCCCTCTTCTACATGTTCTACCTCTTCATCACCGAAGTCGTTCCTCGAGGTGATGTGAGTCATCTCCAGTTGGCTGCCGTGACGTCGGGTGTTGCTCTTACGGTCATTTTCCTCATAATCACTAAGAGGGGGCCGGGCTACGTCAGGCCTCATCCAAATGACACTCATAGTACAGTGACCTATCACAAACCTCCACCTGATGTAGATGCCGCCTATCTAAATGGAGCACAGCATCAGGTGGTGATAGCCAATCACGAGCAAACTGGTGAATCACAGCAGGGTGTTCAGACGAGGAACTGGTGCGCCGTATGCAAAGTGGTGCGGCCCCCGAGAGCGGGACACTGCAGGATCTGTGGAGTCTGCATCCTGCGTCTGGACCACCACTGTGTCTG GATCAACAGCTGTGTGGGGCAGGCCAATCACCGCAATTTCCTTCTgacacttgttttctttctgctGACGTCGCTGTGCGGGATCAGTTTGGTTCTTCGAAGCGTGTGTCCCGACCAGAATGTAATGACTGCACTGTTCTACTGTCCTGACGTCTACAACCAGTTCAG CTCTGCTCTGTGTTTCACCTGTGCCTGGTACAGCAGTATCGTGACAGGAGGTTTGCTGCACCTGCTGCTCTTACAGCTTATCAACGTCAGCTTCAACGTGACCGAACGAGAGGCGCGTCTGGCTCTGAGAGAGAAAACCGCTTGCAGCCTTCTCTGGGGTCTGATCATCGACACCGGCGTTTACTCACGAGGCTTCCGTACTAACTGGATTGAATTCTTGACCATGAGCAAGGCTTCAGAGCCATCAAACCAAAAACCATCAGATCTGGTATAG